In the Pan paniscus chromosome 8, NHGRI_mPanPan1-v2.0_pri, whole genome shotgun sequence genome, one interval contains:
- the CYP26A1 gene encoding cytochrome P450 family 26 subfamily A member 1, translating to MGLPALLASALCTFVLPLLLFLAAIKLWDLYCVSGRDRSCALPLPPGTMGFPFFGETLQMVLQRRKFLQMKRRKYGFIYKTHLFGRPTVRVMGADNVRRILLGEHRLVSVHWPASVRTILGSGCLSNLHDSSHKQRKKVIMRAFSREALECYVPVITEEVGSSLEQWLSCGERGLLVYPEVKRLMFRIAMRILLGCEPQLAGDGDSEQQLVEAFEEMTRNLFSLPIDVPFSGLYRGMKARNLIHARIEQNIRAKICGLRTSEAGQGCKDALQLLIEHSWERGERLDMQALKQSSTELLFGGHETTASAATSLITYLGLYPHVLQKVREELKSKGLLCKSNQDNKLDMEILEQLKYIGCVIKETLRLNPPVPGGFRVALKTFELNGYQIPKGWNVIYSICDTHDVAEIFTNKEEFNPDRFMLPHPEDASRFSFIPFGGGLRSCVGKEFAKILLKIFTVELARHCDWQLLNGPPTMKTSPTVYPVDNLPARFTHFHGEI from the exons ATGGGGCTCCCGGCGCTGCTGGCCAGTGCGCTCTGCACCTTCGTGCTGCCGCTGCTGCTCTTCCTGGCTGCGATCAAGCTCTGGGACCTGTACTGCGTGAGCGGCCGCGACCGCAGTTGTGCCCTCCCATTGCCCCCCGGGACTATGGGCTTCCCCTTCTTTGGGGAAACCTTGCAGATGGTACTGCAG CGGAGGAAGTTCCTGCAGATGAAGCGCAGGAAATACGGCTTCATCTACAAGACGCATCTGTTCGGGCGGCCCACCGTACGGGTGATGGGCGCGGACAATGTGCGGCGCATCTTGCTCGGAGAGCACCGGCTGGTGTCGGTCCACTGGCCAGCGTCGGTGCgcaccattctgggatctggctGCCTCTCTAACCTGCACGACTCCTCGCACAAGCAGCGCAAGAAG GTGATTATGCGGGCCTTTAGCCGCGAGGCACTCGAATGCTACGTGCCGGTGATCACCGAGGAAGTGGGCAGCAGCCTGGAGCAGTGGCTGAGCTGCGGCGAGCGCGGCCTCCTGGTCTACCCCGAGGTGAAGCGCCTCATGTTCCGAATCGCCATGCGCATCCTTCTGGGCTGCGAACCCCAACTGGCGGGCGACGGGGACTCCGAGCAGCAGCTTGTGGAGGCCTTCGAGGAAATGACCCGCAATCTCTTCTCGCTGCCCATCGACGTGCCCTTCAGCGGGCTGTACCGG GGCATGAAGGCGCGGAACCTCATTCACGCGCGCATCGAGCAGAACATTCGCGCCAAGATCTGCGGGCTGCGGACATCCGAGGCGGGCCAGGGCTGCAAAGACGCGCTGCAGCTGTTGATCGAGCACTCGTGGGAGAGGGGAGAGCGGCTGGACATGCAG GCACTAAAGCAATCTTCAACCGAACTCCTCTTTGGAGGACACGAAACCACGGCCAGTGCAGCCACATCTCTGATCACTTACCTGGGGCTCTACCCACATGTTCTCCAGAAAGTGCGAGAAGAGCTGAAGAGTAAG GGTTTACTTTGCAAGAGCAATCAAGACAACAAGTTGGACATGGAAATTTTGGAACAACTTAAATACATCGGGTGTGTTATTAAGGAGACCCTTCGACTGAATCCCCCAGTTCCAGGAGGGTTTCGGGTTGCTCTGAAGACTTTTGAATTAAAT GGATACCAGATTCCCAAGGGCTGGAATGTTATCTACAGTATCTGTGATACTCATGATGTGGCAGAGATCTTCACCAACAAGGAAGAATTTAATCCTGACCGATTCATGCTGCCTCACCCAGAGGATGCATCCAGGTTCAGCTTCATTCCATTTGGAGGAGGCCTTAGGAGCTGTGTAGGCAAAGAATTTGCAAAAATTCTTCTCAAAATATTTACAGTGGAGCTGGCCAGGCATTGTGACTGGCAGCTTCTAAATGGACCTCCTACAATGAAAACCAGTCCCACCGTGTATCCTGTGGACAATCTCCCTGCAAGATTCACCCATTTCCATGGGGAAATCTGA